The Vanessa tameamea isolate UH-Manoa-2023 unplaced genomic scaffold, ilVanTame1 primary haplotype ctg00000054.1, whole genome shotgun sequence nucleotide sequence cttaaagaaaattattgctCTTTCTACTTTAAGACAATTaggtttaataataagaattttaagaaTAGGTTACGGTGATTTagctttttttcatttattaactcATGCTATATTTAAGGCTTTATTGTTTATGTGTGCTGGAGTTATTATTCACATAATAAGAGATAATCAAGATATTCGTTTAATAGGTGgaattagattatatattcctttaacttctttatgtataaatatttcaaatttagctTTATGTGGGATTCCCTTTTTAGCTGGTTTTTATTCTAAGGATATGGTTTTAGAGTTAGTtagaataagaaatttaaattttttagttttttatttatattatgtttctaCAGGTTTAACGGTATTTTATACTatacgtttattaatatatttgataattaatgattttaatttattatctacttataatttatatgatgaggattttattatattaaaaagtatgtttatattattatttatgagtttAGTTTCAGGTAGATTTTTAAGTTGAATAATTTTTTCTTatccttatataatttatttaccttttaatataaaaataatggttatttatttaactttaattggggttttattgggattttttgtaagaaatataggaatttattcttttaataagtttttaaaaacatataatttaagttactttttaactttaatgtgaTTTTTACCTAATTTATCTacttatatgttaaattatagaatattagtttttggtcaaaatttattaaaaaatattgatataggtTGAGGTGAATTATATAAGAGAcgtggaatttttaatattataaaaaattattcggttatttttaatgtttatcaaataaataattttaagatttatttatttagatttattttatgaatgataatttttatttttatggtattattttatttaaatagcttaaaTAAGAGTTTAATATTGAAGATATTAAGGTGAttgattaaatctttaaatataatatatatatatatatatatatatatatatatatatatatatatatatataaaaataaattattttatttttacaatgaaaatgtaatgtttttattaaactatatatatatatatatatatatatatataatagataatataatgatattaatcaCTATTAATTAAGTTAGcagcttaatttattatatttctaattggaatatttgattcaattttatcattaacagTGATATACCTCTAATTtggtttcaattaataaataaggagtAAATACTCTATCTTTTAAGTCgaaattaaatgcaatattgcttcttatttaagataaattgaataacaatattttttgaatgcaaatcaaatgtttttataaactataatcctgattaattaattcagtttaatatattttgatttcattcatGA carries:
- the LOC135194761 gene encoding LOW QUALITY PROTEIN: NADH-ubiquinone oxidoreductase chain 5-like (The sequence of the model RefSeq protein was modified relative to this genomic sequence to represent the inferred CDS: substituted 1 base at 1 genomic stop codon); this encodes MAAPTPVSALVHSSTLVTAGVYLLIRFNNLLVDIFFIKFLLLISGLTIFMAGICANYEFDLKKIIALSTLRQLGLIIRILRIGYGDLAFFHLLTHAIFKALLFMCAGVIIHIIRDNQDIRLIGGIRLYIPLTSLCINISNLALCGIPFLAGFYSKDMVLELVRIRNLNFLVFYLYYVSTGLTVFYTIRLLIYLIINDFNLLSTYNLYDEDFIILKSMFILLFMSLVSGRFLSXIIFSYPYIIYLPFNIKIMVIYLTLIGVLLGFFVRNIGIYSFNKFLKTYNLSYFLTLM